A genomic window from Silene latifolia isolate original U9 population chromosome 11, ASM4854445v1, whole genome shotgun sequence includes:
- the LOC141611165 gene encoding putative disease resistance protein RGA1 isoform X2 yields the protein MWSSWMVEASFNALSIVQTILAAIQTLGQLQSLCSISNCKSELDDLQNTVEYVRAVLMDADAKQDSLNFQEQNYIKELKDAVYEADDVLDEFLTLAKQNQLKSNKVKPFFSRFKLLTHKLSSKVKMVNDKLNKIATKSNKFSFKVDYKPIKFTKEESSSFLYDKIIGREEDVEKIVGMMLGSDSVNQPSVSLLAIMGMGGLGKTALAKLVFNDPRISEAFQLKRWTCIADQDQQQWDLRGFLGKVVKGSSIDDKTSLEEIHHEVKRQLGGQKYMLVLDDVWTENYDDWQKFEGFLKVGGRGSWIIVTTRSKKTAQMIAGDQVHDLQGLSEPESWHLFEKMAFQVEERDDELVKLGKEILKKCTNVPLAIRVAGSLLRGQSKFKWLSFHDQGLDCLGESNDATTCILKLSYDQLNASLKACFAYCAIFPKDWKINKQLLIQLWMAQGYINSQNLGEEYFLILLQRCFFQDIIEDEFGGIDSFKIHDLLHDIAEKVAGEEICRFNFDTSNVGKRVRHLSFESSPHAQHILDITHIRTCLQIKFYFRECLVEQLLASKSIMKWTCLRSLDLSDTEAKSLPESIGQLLHLRSLDLSSNSNLEVLPKSITKLVNLQALLLRSCTKLKQLPNDVSKLVDLSTLNLAECDALNSMPAGISMLTCLHTLCQFVVGARAKSSSNQCFNALGELKDLNKLKGDLKIEIAVHKNAKFVKEEQGGGGYLRSKEHLETIVVNFRSGEEYGSKESEQALLEEMQPHRDIKALELEGYHGETIPRWRGRGDNSALFDLPNLVTLKIQDCSELLYLPWQIVKLPHLKTFYISGLLNMEYVADSETLVPGEGSSFFPSLENLSIHKLPKLKGWCRRSESRSHVINPNDGGSSREADVEWVSSPSFPVLKNLSIQYCKEMTVVPLCPQLEDLVLYTSWRDMSCTPPHQLPASSPSYSKLKKLEINNLEWLKSMPIDDSVFLVEILIKNDERMESLGEVKELLQGGLLSSLRRLSIENCPKLKSVGGWLEHLSALEYLHIQACPKVELGGMSWHNLADTLQDLYLWGFNEMEELPEGMQYCTSLKYLSIWRCPKLKYVPKWMPKLTSLPILLILACSKSLVERCQEPNGEDWPLIRHISVIRVWW from the exons ATGTGGAGCAGTTGGATGGTTGAAGCTTCGTTTAATG CCTTGTCTATAGTTCAAACTATACTTGCTGCTATCCAAACTTTGGGTCAGTTACAATCACTGTGTTCCATTTCTAATTGCAAATCCGAGCTTGATGACCTCCAAAACACTGTCGAATATGTCAGAGCTGTTCTTATGGACGCTGATGCCAAACAGGACTCTCTCAACTTCCAGGAGCAGAATTACATCAAAGAGCTCAAAGATGCTGTTTACGAGGCCGATGATGTGTTAGATGAGTTCCTCACCCTTGCTAAGCAGAACCAACTCAAAAGTAACAAGGTGAAACCCTTTTTTTCTCGGTTTAAGCTTCTTACTCACAAACTCTCTAGTAAAGTCAAAATGGTTAACGACAAGTTAAACAAAATTGCCACTAAGAGTAATAAATTTAGTTTTAAGGTTGActataagcctatcaaatttacAAAGGAGGAGTCGTCTTCGTTTTTGTATGATAAAATCATCGGGAGGGAGGAAGATGTAGAGAAGATTGTAGGTATGATGTTGGGTTCTGATAGTGTTAATCAGCCAAGTGTTTCTTTGCTTGCCATTATGGGGATGGGAGGTTTGGGAAAAACCGCGCTTGCAAAGCTTGTGTTTAACGATCCTAGGATCAGTGAGGCATTCCAGCTGAAAAGGTGGACTTGCATTGCTGATCAAGATCAACAACAGTGGGACTTGAGAGGGTTTTTAGGGAAGGTGGTCAAAGGGTCATCCATTGATGATAAAACGTCTTTGGAGGAGATTCATCATGAAGTTAAGAGGCAACTGGGAGGCCAAAAATACATGCTCGTGTTAGATGATGTGTGGACTGAAAATTATGATGATTGGCAAAAGTTTGAAGGGTTTTTGAAGGTAGGGGGAAGGGGAAGTTGGATAATTGTAACTACACGCTCCAAAAAAACTGCCCAAATGATTGCAGGTGACCAAGTTCATGACTTGCAAGGTTTGTCAGAACCGGAGTCATGGCATTTGTTTGAAAAAATGGCATTTCAAGTAGAAGAAAGAGATGATGAATTGGTTAAACTTGGCAAAGAGATTCTTAAAAAGTGCACCAATGTTCCCCTTGCTATTAGAGTGGCAGGAAGTCTTTTGCGTGGTCAATCCAAGTTTAAGTGGCTATCATTTCACGACCAAGGGTTAGATTGTCTTGGTGAGAGCAATGATGCCACGACCTGCATATTGAAGTTAAGTTATGATCAACTTAACGCTTCTCTGAAGGCTTGTTTTGCATATTGTGCTATCTTTCCCAAGGATTGGAAGATTAATAAGCAACTGTTGATTCAACTTTGGATGGCACAAGGTTACATTAACTCGCAGAATTTGGGCGAGGAATACTTTCTTATATTGCTTCAGAGGTGTTTTTTCCAAGATATAATCGAGGATGAATTCGGGGGGATTGACTCGTTTAAGATACATGATCTCTTGCATGATATTGCTGAAAAAGTAGCCGGTGAAGAGATTTGTAGGTTCAATTTTGACACTTCTAATGTAGGTAAAAGGGTTCGCCACTTATCTTTTGAGAGTAGCCCTCATGCACAGCATATCCTCGATATTACTCATATTCGTACGTGCCTTCAAATTAAGTTTTATTTCAGGGAATGTTTAGTGGAGCAATTATTAGCAAGTAAATCAATAATGAAATGGACATGCTTAAGGTCATTAGATTTGAGTGATACAGAGGCAAAAAGTTTACCAGAATCAATTGGTCAACTGTTACATCTGCGAAGTTTAGACCTTTCATCTAATAGCAATCTAGAAGTTCTTCCCAAATCGATAACAAAGCTGGTTAATCTACAGGCTTTACTATTACGTTCTTGCACCAAGTTAAAACAATTGCCAAATGATGTGAGCAAGCTAGTTGATCTAAGCACCTTAAATTTAGCTGAGTGTGATGCGCTGAATAGTATGCCGGCAGGCATAAGTATGTTAACCTGTCTCCACACTCTATGCCAATTTGTGGTGGGTGCGCGAGCAAAATCAAGTTCAAATCAATGTTTTAATGCATTGGGAGAGCTAAAAGACCTGAACAAATTGAAAGGGGATTTGAAGATTGAAATAGCAGTacataaaaatgcaaaatttgTGAAGGAAGAACAAGGCGGGGGAGGTTATTTAAGGAGTAAGGAACACCTAGAGACGATTGTCGTTAACTTTAGAAGCGGGGAGGAGTATGGAAGCAAGGAGTCTGAGCAAGCACTGCTGGAAGAAATGCAGCCTCATCGTGATATCAAAGCATTGGAGTTGGAGGGGTATCATGGTGAGACAATACCTAGATGGCGAGGGAGGGGGGATAACTCTGCATTGTTTGATCTCCCCAATCTTGTCACATTGAAGATCCAAGATTGCAGTGAGCTGCTCTATCTGCCTTGGCAGATTGTGAAGCTTCCCCACCTTAAAACGTTTTATATTTCAGGATTGTTGAATATGGAATATGTGGCGGACTCAGAAACACTTGTCCCCGGTGAAGGATCATCCTTCTTTCCAAGCCTTGAGAACCTCAGTATTCATAAGTTGCCTAAGTTAAAAGGGTGGTGTCGGAGATCAGAATCAAGGTCGCATGTAATCAACCCTAATGACGGTGGGAGCAGCCGAGAAGCAGATGTAGAGTGGGTATCATCTCCTAGTTTTCCTGTACTAAAGAATCTGAGTATACAATATTGCAAAGAGATGACGGTGGTTCCTTTATGTCCGCAACTCGAAGATCTTGTATTATATACATCCTGGAGAGATATGAGTTGCACACCTCCTCATCAGCTGCCGGCGTCATCACCCTCATATTCGAAATTGAAGAAGCTGGAAATCAATAACTTGGAGTGGCTGAAATCAATGCCAATTGATGACTCTGTATTTCTTGTAGAGATATTGATAAAGAACGACGAGAGAATGGAGAGCTTGGGAGAAGTAAAGGAGTTGCTTCAGGGCGGTTTGTTGTCTTCCCTCCGAAGACTAAGCATCGAAAATTGCCCAAAACTTAAGAGCGTGGGAGGATGGTTGGAGCATCTTTCAGCCTTGGAGTATTTGCATATACAAGCCTGTCCAAAAGTGGAGTTGGGTGGGATGTCGTGGCATAACCTTGCTGATACCCTTCAAGACTTGTATTTATGGGGATTTAATGAGATGGAGGAATTGCCAGAGGGGATGCAGTACTGCACTTCCCTCAAATATCTTTCCATTTGGAGATGTCCCAAACTGAAATACGTGCCAAAGTGGATGCCCAAACTCACCTCTCTCCCGATACTCTTAATTTTGGCATGCTCCAAGAGCCTCGTTGAAAGATGCCAAGAACCGAATGGGGAGGACTGGCCCCTCATCCGACACATCTCAGTAATTAGAGTGTGGTGGTAG